A window of the Cystobacter fuscus genome harbors these coding sequences:
- a CDS encoding pentapeptide repeat-containing protein: MDMEPRERASREELVRRLEREDGFENETFTDLELQGLELNQKEFYRCTFERSQFQESQWRQCKFEDCTWKGCDLTRARFPQAALRGVRFEGSKLMGIDWSSISANPELAFEGCVLRYASFVGLSLRKTDVLRCTAQEANFFDLDLTDSDFEGTDLTGSNFRGCILTRTDFSLAVGLVLDPSRNRLKDTQVPLATAVSLAESMGMRVPAMGDTTGAPASRGRKKKR, encoded by the coding sequence ATGGACATGGAACCAAGGGAGCGGGCGAGCCGGGAAGAGCTGGTGCGCCGGCTCGAGCGGGAGGATGGCTTCGAGAACGAGACGTTCACGGACCTCGAGCTGCAGGGGCTGGAGCTGAACCAGAAGGAGTTCTACCGCTGCACCTTCGAGCGCTCCCAGTTCCAGGAGAGCCAGTGGCGCCAGTGCAAGTTCGAGGACTGCACCTGGAAGGGGTGTGATCTCACCCGGGCGCGGTTTCCGCAGGCGGCGCTGCGGGGGGTGCGCTTCGAGGGCTCGAAGCTGATGGGCATCGACTGGTCGAGCATCTCGGCCAACCCGGAGCTGGCGTTCGAGGGGTGCGTGTTGCGCTACGCCTCGTTCGTGGGGCTGAGCCTGAGGAAGACGGACGTGCTGCGCTGCACCGCGCAGGAGGCCAACTTCTTCGATCTGGACCTCACGGACTCGGACTTCGAGGGGACGGACCTGACGGGCAGCAACTTCCGTGGCTGCATCCTCACCCGGACGGACTTCTCGCTGGCGGTGGGGCTGGTGCTGGATCCCTCGCGCAACCGGCTCAAGGACACGCAGGTGCCCCTGGCCACGGCGGTGAGCCTGGCCGAGTCGATGGGCATGCGCGTGCCGGCGATGGGCGACACGACCGGGGCTCCGGCGTCCCGGGGCCGCAAGAAGAAGCGCTGA